In a genomic window of Aggregatimonas sangjinii:
- the argG gene encoding argininosuccinate synthase, producing the protein MSKLVLAYSGGLDTSYCAKYLSKEKGYEVHAVSVNTGGFSKAEIATIEQKALQLGATSYTSIDAVQTFYEKVVKYLIFGNVLKNNTYPLSVSAERIVQSIEIVNYAKKVGAKHIAHGSTGAGNDQVRFDMIFQIIAPEIEIITPIRDNTLAREDEIEYLKQNGVDYPWEKAKYSINRGLWGTSVGGEETLTSDKPLPDSAYPSQLQEKEPSEVKLTFEKGELVALDGITDSPVANIEKLEALASKYAIGRDIHVGDTIIGIKGRVGFEAPASLIVIKAHHLLEKHTLTKWQQYQKEQQGNFYGMLLHEGNYLDAVMRNIEAFLTDTQKTVSGDVFVGLYPFQFRLNGISSKHDLMNASFGSYGEINKGWSADDAKGFIKILSNSGKIYNHVNEKG; encoded by the coding sequence ATGAGCAAATTAGTTTTAGCATACAGCGGCGGATTGGATACTTCTTACTGCGCCAAATATTTGAGTAAGGAAAAAGGATACGAAGTGCATGCCGTTAGCGTTAACACAGGCGGATTTTCCAAAGCGGAGATAGCTACTATCGAGCAGAAAGCGTTACAGCTGGGAGCCACCTCCTATACCTCAATTGACGCAGTTCAAACCTTCTACGAAAAAGTGGTGAAGTATCTTATTTTCGGCAATGTGCTGAAAAACAATACCTATCCGCTCTCGGTTAGCGCCGAACGGATCGTGCAGTCCATTGAAATCGTTAACTATGCCAAAAAAGTGGGGGCCAAGCACATTGCGCATGGCAGTACGGGTGCGGGAAACGATCAGGTACGTTTTGATATGATTTTTCAAATTATCGCACCAGAAATCGAAATAATTACCCCTATTCGCGATAATACGCTAGCCCGGGAAGACGAAATCGAATACCTGAAGCAAAATGGTGTCGATTATCCTTGGGAGAAGGCAAAATACTCTATCAATAGAGGTCTCTGGGGCACTTCCGTTGGCGGGGAAGAAACCCTGACCTCCGATAAGCCGTTACCGGATTCGGCCTATCCGAGTCAATTACAGGAAAAAGAGCCCTCTGAAGTAAAACTGACCTTTGAAAAGGGGGAATTGGTGGCCCTAGATGGAATTACAGACAGTCCCGTAGCGAATATTGAAAAACTGGAGGCACTGGCCTCAAAATACGCCATCGGACGCGATATTCATGTGGGCGATACCATAATCGGGATTAAGGGAAGAGTGGGGTTCGAGGCACCGGCATCCTTGATCGTCATTAAGGCGCACCACCTTTTAGAGAAGCACACACTCACCAAATGGCAGCAATATCAGAAAGAACAGCAAGGTAATTTTTATGGAATGTTATTACACGAGGGCAATTATTTGGATGCGGTAATGCGGAATATCGAGGCCTTCTTGACCGACACGCAAAAAACCGTTTCGGGAGACGTATTCGTAGGCTTGTATCCTTTTCAATTTCGATTGAACGGTATTTCTTCCAAACACGATTTAATGAATGCTTCGTTTGGTAGTTACGGCGAAATAAACAAGGGTTGGTCGGCTGATGACGCGAAGGGATTTATCAAGATTTTATCCAATTCAGGCAAGATTTACAACCATGTGAATGAAAAAGGGTGA
- a CDS encoding GNAT family N-acetyltransferase — protein MNIIVATTSHFKYAQIICDTIAESAKVRGTGIAKRTPDYIRKKLENGNAVIALDGDTFAGFCYIEVWGHEKYVANSGLIVHPNYRSMGLAKKIKATIFKLSREKFPEAKIFGITTGLPVMKINYELGYKPVTFSELTDDPEFWKGCQTCKNFDVLTRTDQKMCLCTGMLYDPATKPKEDKKVNSRAFKRLKSIKESLFLKKKVKRT, from the coding sequence ATGAACATTATTGTTGCTACCACATCACATTTCAAGTACGCGCAGATTATTTGCGACACCATCGCCGAATCGGCCAAGGTTCGCGGTACGGGTATTGCCAAGCGCACCCCAGATTATATTCGAAAAAAACTTGAAAATGGAAATGCCGTAATCGCCTTGGATGGGGATACTTTCGCGGGCTTCTGTTATATTGAAGTTTGGGGACATGAGAAATACGTGGCTAACTCGGGACTTATCGTACATCCGAATTACAGGTCGATGGGACTGGCCAAAAAAATAAAGGCGACTATATTCAAACTGTCGCGAGAGAAATTTCCTGAGGCCAAAATATTTGGTATAACGACGGGACTTCCAGTAATGAAAATCAACTACGAACTAGGATACAAGCCCGTAACGTTCTCGGAACTTACCGATGACCCTGAGTTTTGGAAGGGCTGCCAGACCTGTAAGAATTTTGATGTATTGACACGAACCGATCAAAAAATGTGCCTTTGCACCGGCATGCTCTATGATCCGGCCACAAAACCAAAGGAAGATAAAAAAGTGAATAGCAGGGCATTCAAACGGCTAAAGAGTATAAAGGAAAGTTTGTTTTTGAAAAAAAAGGTAAAGCGAACATAG
- a CDS encoding mannosyltransferase, whose amino-acid sequence MPDQFSTYIKLHKLPILLALLSLPLYYTFAYHLDRTDFIKLLTLFIALFFICFKLIQFEKWNFKFLLITGIFFRLIFLYAEPNLSQDFYRFIWDGELARHFINPYLQVPNTLIEQPDLVIANAKELHQGMGGLSARHFSNYPPLNQIIFALTAFLGGKSILGSIVVMRVLIIGADIGIFYFGRKLLKNINRSPHLIFWYFLNPLVLIELTGNLHFEGVMLFFFIWALYLLSVHKWQWAAVVYSCSIAIKLVPLLFLPLFLKHFKLRSAIAFYAIVGATCLLFLTPFYDSEFVSNYSKTIGLWFSNFRFNAGLYGAIEQIAVQFDAKPWEFIKSYGKITPIITIIVVLLFTILRKNQKLPVLLSSMLWVLTLYYCMSATVHPWYIIFLVVLALFTEFRFPLFWSMVIILSYYAYSRADFKENGWLLAIEYISVYAVMIYEIIMHRNKT is encoded by the coding sequence ATGCCAGACCAGTTCAGCACATACATTAAGCTACATAAGCTGCCTATTCTATTGGCATTGCTGAGTTTGCCGTTATATTACACTTTCGCCTACCATCTTGACCGAACGGATTTCATTAAACTCCTGACCCTTTTTATAGCGCTGTTTTTTATTTGTTTCAAATTGATACAATTCGAAAAATGGAATTTTAAATTTTTGCTTATCACGGGTATTTTTTTTCGACTGATTTTTCTTTACGCCGAACCAAATCTTTCACAGGATTTTTATCGCTTTATTTGGGACGGTGAGCTGGCACGTCATTTTATCAACCCCTATTTGCAGGTGCCGAACACGCTTATCGAACAGCCGGACTTGGTTATTGCAAATGCGAAAGAATTGCACCAAGGCATGGGCGGTTTAAGTGCCCGTCATTTTAGCAACTACCCGCCCTTGAACCAAATTATTTTTGCCCTGACGGCATTCTTAGGGGGTAAAAGTATTCTTGGATCAATAGTGGTAATGCGGGTGCTAATCATCGGTGCCGATATCGGAATTTTCTATTTTGGCCGAAAGCTTCTGAAAAACATCAATCGGTCTCCACATTTGATTTTTTGGTATTTTCTAAATCCTTTGGTGCTTATCGAATTGACCGGCAACCTTCATTTCGAAGGAGTCATGCTCTTCTTTTTTATCTGGGCCTTGTACCTACTGTCCGTACACAAATGGCAGTGGGCCGCAGTGGTTTATTCATGTTCCATCGCCATCAAATTGGTTCCCCTGTTGTTCCTGCCCTTGTTTTTAAAACATTTTAAATTGCGGAGCGCCATTGCTTTCTACGCGATAGTCGGTGCGACCTGCCTTTTGTTCTTAACCCCATTTTACGACTCCGAATTTGTTTCGAATTATTCTAAGACCATAGGGCTTTGGTTTTCCAACTTCCGATTTAATGCAGGCTTGTATGGGGCCATCGAACAAATTGCCGTTCAGTTCGATGCCAAACCTTGGGAATTTATCAAAAGCTATGGTAAAATCACTCCCATCATTACAATCATAGTTGTTTTGCTTTTCACCATTCTTCGAAAAAATCAGAAACTACCCGTTTTGCTCAGCTCGATGCTCTGGGTGCTTACGCTATATTATTGTATGTCTGCAACCGTACATCCGTGGTATATAATCTTCTTGGTCGTACTAGCGCTATTCACCGAATTCCGATTTCCACTCTTTTGGTCGATGGTGATTATTTTAAGTTATTACGCTTATTCCCGAGCGGATTTCAAGGAGAATGGCTGGTTGCTGGCTATTGAGTATATTTCGGTTTATGCTGTAATGATTTACGAAATCATCATGCATCGTAACAAAACGTGA
- a CDS encoding SMP-30/gluconolactonase/LRE family protein gives MRLLKKIVGYTLFALLIYVGYVIVSTGYFRTVENIFDGEIVKKIKLAGAEDITVISESGMALVSASPRKSDLAVQQKQGGLYLLDLNSRTHALKKLTADLNIPFAPHGISIYKSDSTYTVMAVNHTLKGHSFEVFQLRDTTLTFVRSITDPTLISPNDVVMLDENRFYFTNDHKYEEGFGRFLEDYGGLGLSNVMYFDGKDFREVAKGIAYANGINYDAARKLLFVASPRNFKVKVYRADDDGSLNFIEDIDCDTGVDNIEFDSEGHLWIGAHPNLLAFSSYASGGNTIAPSEIITIDYRGTNDYTIDAIYLNDGTEMSGATVAAPYKDVILAGNVMDAHFLVLKPNKK, from the coding sequence ATGAGATTATTGAAGAAAATAGTCGGCTACACCTTGTTTGCCTTGCTTATTTATGTGGGATATGTAATTGTTTCCACAGGATATTTTAGAACCGTCGAAAATATCTTTGACGGTGAAATTGTAAAGAAGATTAAGCTTGCCGGAGCAGAAGACATCACCGTGATTTCTGAAAGTGGGATGGCATTGGTTTCCGCATCTCCTCGAAAAAGTGATTTGGCCGTACAACAAAAGCAGGGCGGATTGTACTTGCTCGATTTGAATTCCAGAACCCATGCACTTAAGAAACTGACCGCTGATTTGAACATCCCTTTCGCGCCACACGGTATATCGATCTACAAATCGGATAGCACTTATACCGTGATGGCTGTAAACCATACGTTAAAAGGCCATTCCTTTGAAGTTTTTCAACTACGGGACACCACATTGACTTTTGTAAGATCGATAACCGATCCCACTTTAATCAGCCCCAATGATGTGGTAATGCTTGATGAAAACCGCTTTTATTTCACCAATGACCATAAATACGAAGAGGGTTTCGGTAGGTTTTTAGAGGATTATGGAGGCTTGGGTTTATCGAACGTGATGTACTTTGACGGTAAAGACTTTAGAGAAGTAGCGAAGGGCATCGCCTATGCCAACGGTATTAATTATGATGCGGCACGCAAATTGCTTTTTGTCGCATCGCCTAGAAATTTTAAAGTGAAGGTATATCGTGCGGATGACGATGGCTCGTTGAATTTTATCGAAGACATCGATTGCGATACGGGTGTTGACAATATCGAATTTGATTCGGAAGGGCATTTATGGATAGGCGCACACCCTAATTTGTTGGCGTTTTCTTCCTATGCGAGTGGTGGAAATACAATCGCGCCATCCGAAATCATAACAATCGATTATCGCGGTACAAACGATTATACCATTGATGCGATATACTTGAACGATGGCACCGAAATGTCGGGTGCTACGGTAGCCGCACCATATAAAGATGTGATTTTAGCGGGTAATGTGATGGATGCGCATTTTTTGGTTTTGAAACCGAACAAAAAGTGA
- a CDS encoding cellulose synthase family protein, translating into MGLIIAYVILAIYSIALLLIFFYSLAQLNLLVNYLSNKRQNQTAPKFNLLDAKEIPFVTIQLPVYNEEYVMERLLENIAKIEYPKSKLEIQVLDDSTDNTVIDTAKHVEMLRETGLDITHIRRENRQGFKAGALKEGLEIAKGEFVAIFDADFLPDSDWLKKTVVYFKDPEIGVVQTRWGHINRDYSTLTKIQAFALDAHFTLEQVGRNSKGHFINFNGTAGIWRKECILDAGNWEGDTLTEDLDLSYRAQLKDWKFKYLEDVETPAELPVVISAARSQQFRWNKGGAENFRKTVWSVVTAKNISFKTKFHGVMHLLNSSMFLCVFMVALLSIPAMYIKAIFPQLDWVFSTLSFFVLSTIILFVCYWFTYKSIQGSSFDNFVDYIKIFFTFFSVALGFSLHNSIAVLEGHMGKRSEFVRTPKFNINSLTESWKGNKYLAKKLSPNMILEFGLMGYFLFGMYSAIPLNDFGLFPFHFMLFLGFGYVFFKSLTARA; encoded by the coding sequence ATGGGCTTAATAATCGCTTACGTCATCTTGGCAATTTACAGTATCGCACTATTGTTGATTTTCTTCTATAGCTTGGCTCAGCTCAACCTTTTGGTCAATTACCTCAGCAATAAACGACAAAACCAGACCGCCCCAAAATTCAACCTTTTGGACGCCAAGGAGATTCCCTTTGTAACCATTCAGCTTCCCGTTTATAACGAAGAGTATGTTATGGAACGCCTTTTGGAAAACATTGCCAAAATAGAATATCCCAAAAGCAAGCTTGAGATTCAGGTTTTAGACGATTCTACCGACAATACGGTTATCGATACGGCCAAACATGTAGAGATGCTACGGGAAACCGGCCTGGATATTACCCACATTCGACGTGAAAACCGTCAAGGCTTTAAAGCAGGCGCACTTAAAGAAGGTTTGGAAATCGCCAAAGGGGAATTCGTAGCAATTTTCGATGCGGATTTTCTTCCGGATAGCGATTGGTTGAAAAAGACCGTGGTTTATTTTAAAGATCCCGAAATCGGGGTGGTACAGACCAGATGGGGTCACATCAATAGGGACTATTCTACGCTTACCAAAATTCAAGCTTTTGCCTTGGACGCCCATTTTACATTGGAGCAAGTAGGCAGAAACTCTAAAGGCCATTTTATCAATTTTAACGGAACGGCAGGTATCTGGCGGAAAGAGTGTATCCTCGATGCCGGAAATTGGGAAGGTGACACCCTCACCGAAGATCTTGACTTGAGCTACCGTGCCCAATTGAAAGACTGGAAATTCAAGTATTTGGAAGATGTGGAAACTCCAGCCGAACTTCCTGTGGTCATCAGTGCGGCACGTTCCCAGCAGTTCCGCTGGAACAAGGGCGGTGCCGAAAACTTTAGAAAGACGGTATGGAGTGTCGTTACCGCAAAAAATATCAGCTTTAAAACCAAATTTCATGGAGTGATGCATTTATTGAACAGCTCAATGTTCCTATGCGTCTTCATGGTGGCTCTGTTGAGTATTCCGGCGATGTACATCAAAGCGATTTTCCCACAACTGGACTGGGTTTTCTCGACCCTTAGCTTTTTTGTATTAAGTACGATAATCCTTTTTGTGTGTTATTGGTTTACCTATAAAAGTATTCAGGGCAGCAGCTTTGACAACTTTGTGGACTACATCAAGATTTTCTTTACGTTCTTTTCGGTCGCCCTAGGATTTTCATTGCACAACTCCATTGCCGTTTTAGAGGGGCATATGGGCAAACGTAGCGAGTTCGTAAGAACGCCGAAATTCAATATCAATAGCCTTACCGAAAGCTGGAAAGGCAATAAGTATTTGGCCAAAAAATTGTCACCGAATATGATTCTCGAATTTGGCCTGATGGGCTATTTCCTTTTTGGAATGTACAGTGCCATACCCCTGAATGATTTCGGACTCTTTCCGTTTCATTTCATGTTGTTCTTAGGCTTCGGGTATGTCTTTTTTAAGTCCTTGACCGCAAGGGCCTAG
- a CDS encoding glycosyltransferase family 2 protein, with protein sequence MASPQLSTPIIKVIIPAFNEADSIAKVVAELPASVTEIIVVNNNSTDKTVQNAQTAGATVLTEIRKGYGYACLCGLNHVAQQSILPNIIVFIDGDYSDYPEELDKVVAPIINDDIDMVIGARVKALREEGSMTPQQIFGNWLATSLMKWLFRATFTDLGPFRAMKYDKLLALQMQDKTYGWTVEMQLKVLKQKMTYTEVPVRYKKRIGISKVSGTVKGSIFAGIKILGWIFKYSLK encoded by the coding sequence ATGGCATCCCCTCAACTATCAACTCCTATCATCAAGGTAATTATTCCCGCATTCAATGAGGCCGATTCGATTGCGAAGGTCGTTGCCGAATTGCCGGCTTCGGTTACCGAAATAATAGTTGTTAACAACAACTCTACCGACAAAACAGTTCAAAATGCCCAAACGGCGGGGGCTACCGTACTTACCGAAATCAGAAAAGGTTATGGTTACGCCTGTCTTTGTGGATTGAATCATGTAGCGCAACAATCCATCCTACCAAATATTATCGTATTTATCGATGGAGACTATTCCGATTATCCGGAAGAACTCGATAAAGTGGTCGCCCCGATTATCAATGATGACATTGATATGGTAATCGGCGCCAGGGTGAAGGCATTACGTGAAGAAGGCAGTATGACGCCGCAACAAATTTTCGGGAATTGGCTCGCGACAAGTTTAATGAAATGGTTATTTAGGGCAACATTTACAGACCTTGGGCCGTTTAGGGCTATGAAGTACGACAAATTGCTCGCCTTGCAAATGCAGGACAAAACCTATGGGTGGACCGTGGAAATGCAGCTAAAAGTACTTAAACAAAAAATGACATATACCGAAGTACCAGTACGTTACAAAAAAAGAATTGGTATTTCTAAAGTGTCGGGAACGGTAAAAGGTAGTATCTTTGCAGGCATAAAAATTCTTGGTTGGATTTTTAAATATAGTTTAAAGTAA
- a CDS encoding toxin-antitoxin system YwqK family antitoxin, producing the protein MIKIVLFFTFFLSLGNASESGNEYHREYYESGEVKSEGWIRNNNKTGYWRFYHSNGKLSEKGHFTKGKRSGYWYFYSATGGLREEGHFENNEKADWWLFYDALGNVNHKCQLSEGIKNGYCLMYKNDDIVKAEKYRNGKKIKSWSSFSSFRRENKLSDLR; encoded by the coding sequence TTGATTAAAATAGTTCTCTTCTTTACGTTTTTTTTATCTCTTGGAAATGCCTCCGAGTCGGGGAACGAGTACCACAGGGAATACTACGAAAGCGGCGAGGTCAAATCAGAAGGTTGGATAAGAAACAATAATAAAACGGGATACTGGCGCTTCTACCATTCGAACGGAAAACTTTCTGAAAAAGGACATTTTACAAAAGGAAAACGTTCCGGCTACTGGTATTTTTATTCCGCAACAGGGGGCCTTCGGGAAGAAGGTCATTTTGAAAACAACGAAAAAGCCGATTGGTGGCTATTTTATGATGCCTTGGGCAACGTCAATCACAAATGTCAATTGAGCGAGGGAATTAAAAATGGGTATTGCCTGATGTACAAGAACGACGATATCGTAAAAGCCGAAAAATACCGAAACGGGAAAAAGATCAAATCCTGGTCTAGCTTCAGTAGTTTTAGAAGGGAAAACAAATTATCCGATTTACGCTAA
- a CDS encoding GIY-YIG nuclease family protein: MKFYFVYILFCSDGTYYTGMTNDLERRLAQHQSGHRKDSYTYFRRPVLLKWYLQCTSPSEAIAIEKQIKGWSHQKKMALIEENWKDLVEFSKNYSEHRHPKDRDRSSTGSD; this comes from the coding sequence ATGAAGTTCTATTTCGTGTACATCTTATTTTGTTCAGACGGAACTTACTATACGGGCATGACCAACGATTTGGAAAGAAGGCTTGCGCAACATCAGTCTGGCCATAGAAAAGATAGCTACACCTATTTCAGGCGACCCGTACTCCTGAAATGGTACTTGCAGTGCACCAGCCCATCGGAGGCCATTGCAATTGAAAAGCAAATCAAAGGATGGTCGCATCAGAAGAAGATGGCCTTGATCGAGGAAAATTGGAAAGATCTCGTTGAATTCTCTAAAAACTATTCGGAACACAGGCATCCTAAAGATAGAGATAGGTCCTCGACAGGATCGGACTGA
- a CDS encoding 4Fe-4S binding protein, with protein MKTIQNIGIAIFLVGLGIFTALPVIGTFTLDRKDFEEIVAEKKFKSELFVSEMQKNVVGKEFNGMPDFSSTIDEAQSGVNKEHRKNKEWNKVVYPGSIDMAALLGKKSGSGFIVENKGLMWFLTFGLGILGALMFIVPQVVTLGKKGIKNDGIYHQSSTNRGWIAWLVFVFLIGFYLLLYFRPQYAVNWTYLVDPISESLSGKPAGHWFVYGFMYCVVMTVMAVRMYIKYRHNVYQMVRTTSVLFFQIVFAFLIPEIMVRLQMPYYDFKNAFPLDYDFFFSWNLKELTSSGGIGIFILVWGIVLTVVMVPVMVYFFGKRWYCSWVCGCGGLAETLGDPYRQHSSKSLFSWKVERWLVHGVLVFAIVMTGMTLYSFFTESGTVLGIKTSSVQNTYSLAIGSVFAGVIGTGFYPIFGNRVWCRFGCPLAAYLGFVQRFKSRFRITTNGGQCISCGNCSTYCEMGIDVRAYAQKGENIVRSSCVGCGVCSAVCPRGVLKLENGPEEGRINPTQVLLGNDVDLMELVNKK; from the coding sequence ATGAAGACAATACAAAACATAGGCATTGCAATTTTTCTAGTAGGCTTGGGCATTTTCACCGCCCTACCCGTGATTGGCACCTTCACGCTAGACCGAAAGGACTTTGAGGAAATAGTCGCTGAAAAGAAATTTAAAAGCGAACTTTTTGTTTCTGAAATGCAAAAGAACGTTGTCGGTAAAGAATTTAACGGCATGCCGGATTTTTCTTCAACAATCGATGAAGCGCAATCAGGGGTAAACAAAGAACATCGGAAAAATAAGGAATGGAACAAAGTTGTCTATCCCGGTTCGATAGATATGGCGGCCCTTCTCGGCAAGAAATCAGGCAGCGGTTTCATAGTCGAAAACAAAGGCTTGATGTGGTTTTTGACCTTTGGTCTCGGTATTCTAGGAGCCCTGATGTTCATAGTGCCCCAGGTAGTAACCTTAGGAAAAAAGGGGATAAAAAATGATGGTATCTACCATCAAAGTTCGACCAATCGAGGATGGATCGCTTGGCTCGTGTTCGTTTTCTTGATCGGCTTTTACCTGCTCCTGTATTTCCGGCCGCAGTACGCCGTAAACTGGACCTATCTGGTCGACCCCATCAGTGAAAGCCTTAGTGGTAAACCCGCCGGACATTGGTTCGTGTATGGCTTTATGTATTGCGTAGTCATGACCGTTATGGCCGTTCGCATGTATATCAAATACCGTCATAATGTGTATCAGATGGTACGAACCACTTCGGTACTCTTCTTTCAAATCGTATTCGCTTTCCTGATTCCCGAAATAATGGTGCGCTTGCAAATGCCGTACTACGATTTTAAGAATGCCTTCCCTTTGGATTATGATTTCTTTTTTAGCTGGAATTTAAAAGAACTCACCTCCAGTGGCGGTATAGGTATTTTCATACTCGTTTGGGGAATTGTATTGACCGTGGTAATGGTACCCGTCATGGTCTATTTTTTTGGAAAAAGATGGTACTGCTCCTGGGTGTGCGGCTGCGGTGGACTGGCTGAAACCCTGGGAGACCCCTATCGGCAACATTCCAGCAAATCGCTATTCTCTTGGAAAGTGGAGCGATGGTTGGTACACGGGGTACTGGTCTTTGCGATCGTCATGACCGGTATGACCCTGTACAGTTTCTTTACTGAATCAGGAACGGTACTGGGCATTAAAACTTCTTCAGTTCAGAATACCTACAGTCTTGCCATCGGCTCTGTTTTTGCGGGGGTGATCGGCACGGGCTTCTACCCAATATTCGGAAATCGGGTCTGGTGCCGTTTTGGATGTCCATTGGCGGCCTATCTAGGCTTCGTACAAAGGTTTAAAAGCAGGTTTAGAATTACGACCAATGGCGGACAATGCATCTCATGCGGTAACTGTTCTACCTACTGCGAAATGGGTATTGATGTGCGCGCCTACGCTCAAAAAGGTGAAAATATCGTACGTTCAAGCTGCGTAGGTTGCGGCGTTTGTTCCGCAGTTTGTCCCAGAGGGGTATTGAAATTGGAAAATGGCCCCGAGGAAGGCCGCATCAACCCCACACAGGTACTACTAGGTAATGATGTGGATTTGATGGAGTTGGTGAACAAGAAATAA